The following coding sequences are from one Schizosaccharomyces osmophilus chromosome 1, complete sequence window:
- a CDS encoding glycerophosphodiester transporter has translation MSETKKSETSNEDTFIGIQVPPNAKSKKSFDSSVDFIDVTKEADNQPPEVKPYKTWKQYLEVAVCGSSLLSDGYCLSSIGMVITILKKLYPKESKEHHNIKHISTGSYIGTIVGQLFFGVFSDVLGRKAGMITSTVILIIATALCAGAYGYHGSINGMMQAMIAYRFFLGIGVGAEFVCGSISASESSAEIRSGIRHAIFVIVTDTATVVGHVLGALVPYILACIFGQEHLRIVWRLSIGFGVILPIVFLILRLRMKEVKAYTIHRVSIRKVPWLSVAKMYGPRLCLTSIIWFANDLIVCAFSLYSSSIIKSLLPSDASIARTFGWTVLIQAFSVPGSLLGAYFSDVIGPKYCLIVGMVLQGTVGFFMSGFYPQLIRKIAGFCVLYGVFLSLSEFGVLSNIRLLSAKTSPTPIRGLYCGIAVTAARCGAIAGIYVFGGDQLQKYFYVASGIYFFIAFLSFFLPNVGQSCVETENDRFLECCVLEGIDPKSLRDNPDF, from the coding sequence AGTCGGAAACCTCGAATGAAGATACTTTTATTGGTATACAAGTTCCACCAAATGCAAAGTCTAAAAAGTCCTTTGATTCATCGGTGGATTTCATCGACGTTACAAAAGAAGCAGACAACCAACCGCCCGAAGTAAAGCCCTATAAAACGTGGAAACAATACTTGGAAGTAGCGGTTTGTGGTAGCTCTCTCTTATCAGATGGATACTGTCTCAGCAGTATCGGTATGGTGATTACTATTCTTAAAAAGTTGTACccaaaggaaagcaaagagCATCACAACATCAAGCATATTAGCACAGGTTCATACATCGGCACGATTGTCGGTCAACTATTCTTTGGAGTCTTCTCCGATGTACTTGGACGTAAAGCTGGCATGATTACATCCACTGTTATATTAATTATTGCTACTGCTCTTTGTGCAGGAGCGTATGGTTATCACGGAAGTATTAACGGCATGATGCAAGCGATGATCGCATATCGCTTTTTCTTGGGAATCGGGGTTGGTGCTGAATTTGTTTGTGGTTCCATCTCGGCTTCGGAAAGTTCTGCTGAAATTCGTTCTGGTATCCGCCATGCCATCTTTGTCATTGTAACGGACACTGCTACTGTTGTTGGACATGTCTTGGGAGCTTTGGTACCTTATATTTTGGCATGTATATTCGGTCAAGAGCATTTAAGGATCGTTTGGAGACTTTCGATCGGTTTTGGTGTTATTCTCCcgattgtttttttgattcttcgaCTTCGCATGAAAGAAGTTAAAGCCTATACCATTCATCGAGTATCGATTAGAAAAGTCCCATGGCTTTCCGTTGCCAAAATGTATGGACCACGACTATGTTTGACTTCGATCATCTGGTTTGCAAATGATTTGATTGTGTGTGcattttctctttactCAAGCTCGATTATTAAGAGCTTATTGCCCAGTGATGCTTCCATAGCAAGAACATTTGGATGGACAGTACTGATTCAAGCATTCAGCGTACCTGGGTCATTGCTTGGTGCATACTTCAGTGATGTGATTGGGCCAAAGTACTGCCTTATTGTAGGCATGGTATTGCAAGGGACTGTTGGGTTTTTCATGTCTGGATTCTATCCGCAACTGATTCGAAAAATAGCAGGCTTTTGCGTCCTTTATGGAGTCTTTCTAAGTTTAAGTGAATTTGGTGTTTTAAGTAACATTAGGCTTCTATCAGCAAAGACTTCGCCTACTCCTATCAGAGGTCTCTACTGTGGGATTGCAGTGACAGCTGCAAGATGTGGAGCTATAGCAGGCATTTATGTGTTTGGAGGTGATCAATTGCAGAAGTATTTTTATGTTGCTAGTGGgatttatttctttattgcttttctttccttttttcttccaaatgtTGGACAATCCTGTGTTGAGACAGAAAACGACCGATTTTTGGAATGTTGTGTACTTGAAGGAATTGACCCGAAATCGTTACGCGACAATCCTGATTTTTAA
- a CDS encoding hsp16-like protein yields MSLQPFFDLYPFQDGLSDFLSYSPRVQRQNRVGDLSPAIDVHEGKDTVAVDVELPGVKKQDVQVHYDEGKLTISGESVNERKSESDKGNQRWSERRFGSFSRTITIPNKVDADRIEAQFNHGILSVVLPKIEESRSKKQITIN; encoded by the coding sequence ATGTCTCTTCAACCTTTCTTCGATTTATACCCATTTCAAGACGGTCTTTCTGACTTTTTGAGTTATTCTCCTCGTGTCCAACGCCAGAATCGTGTTGGCGATTTGTCACCTGCCATTGATGTTCACGAAGGCAAAGACACGGTTGCTGTTGATGTAGAACTTCCTGGTGTCAAAAAGCAGGACGTTCAAGTTCATTATGACGAAGGAAAGCTTACCATTTCTGGTGAATCTGTGAATGAGCGCAAGAGTGAAAGCGACAAgggaaaccaaagatggTCGGAACGTCGCTTTGGTTCCTTCTCCCGAACAATCACCATTCCAAACAAGGTAGATGCCGATCGTATTGAAGCTCAATTCAACCACGGTATTTTAAGCGTTGTCTTGCCCAAGATTGAGGAATCTCGCtccaaaaagcaaattacTATAAATTGA